A single region of the Brachypodium distachyon strain Bd21 chromosome 3, Brachypodium_distachyon_v3.0, whole genome shotgun sequence genome encodes:
- the LOC100843790 gene encoding benzyl alcohol O-benzoyltransferase: MAGSTEALRFTVRRKAAELVAPAGPTPRELKRLSDIDDQDGLRFHIPVIQFYRRQASMAGRNPAAVVREAVSRALVPYYPFAGRLRELEARKLAVDCTGEGVLFTEADADVRLEHFGDALQPPFPGLDELIFDVPGSSQVLGTPLLLFQVTRLACGGFILGVRLMHTMADAQGLVQFLGAVAEMARGMATPTVKPVWERSLLEARDPPRPGYAHREYDEVPDTNGTIVPLDDMAHRSLFFGAGEVAAIRSHLPPPLRSRATTFEVLTGCLWRCRTSALAPDADEEMRMICIVNARGNANKNGKSAIPSGYYGNAFAFPVAVARAGELCARPLAHAVELVRRAKSEVDVEYMRSVADLMVQRGRPHFTVVRAYLASDVTKAGFGDLDFGWGRPVYGGPAKGGVGAIPGVASFLIPFKNGKGEDGIVVPMCLPGPAMDKFVVEMARLLRPATAVDVVHDAIRSAL; the protein is encoded by the exons ATGGCGGGCTCGACGGAGGCGTTGCGGTTCACGGtgcggaggaaggcggcggagctggtggcgccggcggggccgaCGCCGCGGGAGCTGAAGCGGCTGTCGGACATCGACGACCAAGACGGGCTGCGGTTCCACATCCCCGTCATCCAGTTCTACCGCCGCCAGGCCTCCATGGCTGGCAGGAACCCCGCAGCCGTGGTCCGTGAAGCCGTGTCCAGGGCGCTGGTGCCCTACTACCCGTTCGCGGGCCGGCTCCGGGAGCTCGAGGCGCGGAAGCTCGCCGTCGACTGCACGGGCGAGGGCGTCCTGTTCACCGAGGCCGACGCCGACGTCAGGCTGGAGCATTTCGGGGACGCCCTCCAGCCCCCCTTCCCCGGCCTCGACGAGCTCATCTTCGACGTCCCCGGCTCCTCCCAAGTCCTCGGcacccctctcctcctcttccag GTGACGCGACTGGCGTGCGGCGGGTTCATCCTGGGGGTGCGGCTGATGCACACGATGGCGGACGCGCAGGGGCTGGTGCAGTTCCTGGGCGCCGTGGCGGAGATGGCGCGTGGCATGGCAACGCCGACGGTGAAGCCCGTGTGGGAGCGCTCCCTGCTGGAGGCGCGCGACCCGCCGCGCCCCGGGTACGCGCACCGCGAGTACGACGAGGTGCCGGACACCAACGGCACCATCGTGCCGCTGGACGACATGGCGCACCGCTCCCTCTTCTTCGGCGCCGGGGAGGTCGCCGCCATCCGCTCCCACCTCCCGCCTCCCCTCCGGTCCCGCGCCACCACCTTCGAGGTCCTCACGGGCTGCCTCTGGCGATGCCGCACGTCCGCCCTGGCccccgacgccgacgaggagATGCGCATGATCTGCATCGTCAACGCCCGCGGCAACGCCAATAAGAACGGCAAGAGCGCGATCCCGAGCGGGTACTACGGCAACGCGTTCGCGTTcccggtggcggtggcgaggGCCGGGGAGCTGTGCGCGAGGCCCCTGGCCCACGCCGTGGAGCTTGTGAGGCGGGCCAAGTCCGAGGTGGACGTGGAGTACATGCGGTCCGTGGCCGACCTCATGGTCCAGCGCGGGCGGCCGCACTTCACCGTGGTCCGGGCCTACCTGGCGTCGGACGTGACCAAGGCCGGGTTCGGGGACCTGGACTTTGGGTGGGGCAGGCCCGTGTACGGCGGGCCGGCCAAGGGGGGCGTGGGCGCCATCCCTGGCGTGGCCAGCTTCCTCATCCCGTTCAAGAACGGCAAGGGCGAGGACGGCATCGTGGTGCCCATGTGCCTGCCCGGACCCGCCATGGACAAGTTCGTGGTGGAGATGGCCAGGCTGCTGCGCCCGGCCACCGCCGTCGACGTCGTCCACGACGCCATCAGATCTGCGCTCTGA